The proteins below are encoded in one region of Aphanothece sacrum FPU1:
- a CDS encoding valine--tRNA ligase, with amino-acid sequence MTANIPELPPQYDPKTTETKWQTAWETHQVFKADNSHNGKTFCIVIPPPNVTGSLHMGHAFEDCLMDVLVRYHRMDGYNTLCLPGTDHASIAVHTILDRQLKAEGKTRYDIGREKFLEKAWQWKEESGGTIVNQLKRMGLSADWSRERFTLDEGLSKAVRTAFVKLYEAGLIYRGNYLVNWCPASLSAVSDLEVESKEVDGHLWHFRYPLTDGSGSVEVATTRPETMLGDTGVAVNPNDKRYQKLIGKTVTLPIVGREIPIFGDELVDPEFGTGCVKVTPAHDPNDFEMGNRHNLPFINIMNKDGTLNGNAGIFAGQDRYIARTNVVKKLEEDGYLIKVEEYRHAVPYSDRGKVPVEPLLSTQWFVKIDPLSQKALKFLDEQNSPRFVPERWTKVYRDWLIKLKDWCISRQLWWGHQIPAWYVISETNNTITDHTPFIVADNETEALEKAQQKYGKNVKLEQDPDVLDTWFSSGLWPFSTLGWPENTEDFKTYYPTSTLVTGFDIIFFWVARMTMMAGYFTDQMPFQDVYIHGLVRDENGKKMSKSANNGIDPLILVSKYGTDALRYTLIKEVAGAGQDISLQYDRQTDESESVEASRNFANKLWNAARFVMMNLKGETPQTLGTPDLEQLELCDRWLLSRYYQVVKQTRQDIETYGLGEAAKGLYEFIWGDFCDWYIELVKSRLWQDIPSRKVAQQTLAYVLDGTLKLLHPFMPHITEEIWQTLTQTTDKFIALQCYPVVDETLINPELEVSFSQLFETIRTVRNLRAEADIKPGVKVSVILQSENEQERLILESGQDYIKDLGKVEKLTITSQLEKETEQVIAGVVGTIQALIPLSGVVDIASLQAKLEKKLSKIEAEVKALSGRLNNPGFVNKAPQEVVQSVRDTLAEAQKQAEILRERLQRLK; translated from the coding sequence ATGACTGCAAATATACCCGAATTACCGCCTCAATACGACCCCAAAACTACCGAAACCAAATGGCAAACCGCTTGGGAAACCCATCAAGTCTTTAAAGCGGATAATAGCCACAATGGGAAAACGTTCTGTATTGTTATCCCACCCCCCAACGTTACGGGAAGTTTGCACATGGGTCATGCTTTTGAAGATTGTCTCATGGATGTGCTAGTACGATATCATCGGATGGATGGCTATAATACCCTCTGTCTCCCCGGAACTGACCATGCGAGTATTGCAGTTCATACAATTCTTGATAGACAGTTAAAAGCAGAAGGCAAAACCCGTTATGATATTGGACGGGAAAAATTCTTAGAAAAAGCTTGGCAATGGAAGGAAGAATCTGGCGGTACAATTGTTAATCAGTTAAAGCGGATGGGTCTATCTGCGGACTGGTCACGGGAACGATTTACTCTCGATGAAGGGTTATCAAAAGCTGTTAGAACTGCCTTTGTAAAACTCTATGAAGCAGGATTAATTTATCGTGGTAATTATTTAGTAAACTGGTGTCCCGCTTCTTTATCAGCAGTCTCAGATTTAGAAGTTGAAAGTAAAGAAGTTGATGGACATTTATGGCATTTTCGTTATCCCTTAACTGATGGTAGTGGTTCTGTAGAAGTAGCAACAACTCGACCTGAAACTATGTTAGGAGATACAGGAGTAGCGGTTAATCCTAATGATAAACGATACCAAAAATTAATCGGTAAAACCGTTACTTTACCAATTGTAGGGCGAGAAATTCCTATCTTTGGTGATGAATTAGTTGACCCTGAATTTGGGACTGGTTGTGTGAAAGTTACACCGGCCCATGACCCCAATGATTTTGAGATGGGAAATCGTCATAATTTGCCCTTTATTAATATTATGAATAAGGACGGCACTTTAAACGGAAATGCAGGAATTTTTGCTGGACAAGACCGTTATATTGCTCGTACAAATGTTGTTAAAAAGTTAGAAGAAGATGGTTATTTAATTAAAGTTGAAGAATATCGTCATGCTGTCCCTTATAGTGATAGAGGAAAAGTTCCCGTTGAACCCTTATTATCAACTCAATGGTTTGTAAAAATTGACCCCCTTTCTCAAAAAGCATTAAAGTTTTTAGACGAACAAAATTCTCCTCGATTTGTGCCGGAACGTTGGACAAAAGTATATCGAGATTGGCTAATTAAATTAAAAGATTGGTGTATTTCTCGTCAATTATGGTGGGGTCATCAAATTCCTGCTTGGTATGTCATCAGTGAAACTAACAACACAATTACCGATCATACACCGTTTATTGTGGCAGATAATGAAACAGAAGCCCTAGAAAAAGCCCAACAAAAATACGGCAAAAATGTTAAATTAGAACAAGATCCCGATGTCTTAGATACTTGGTTTTCTTCCGGTTTGTGGCCCTTTTCAACTTTAGGATGGCCCGAAAATACAGAAGACTTTAAAACTTATTATCCCACCAGTACCCTAGTAACAGGATTTGATATTATCTTCTTTTGGGTAGCCAGAATGACCATGATGGCCGGATATTTTACCGATCAAATGCCTTTCCAAGATGTCTATATTCATGGGTTGGTGCGGGATGAAAACGGCAAAAAAATGTCCAAATCTGCTAATAATGGGATTGATCCTTTAATATTAGTGTCTAAGTATGGAACCGATGCCTTACGTTATACTTTAATTAAGGAAGTAGCAGGGGCCGGACAAGATATTAGCTTACAATATGATCGCCAAACAGATGAATCTGAATCTGTCGAAGCTTCCCGAAATTTTGCCAATAAACTGTGGAATGCTGCTCGGTTTGTTATGATGAATTTGAAAGGAGAAACCCCCCAAACTTTGGGAACACCAGATTTAGAGCAATTAGAATTATGCGATCGCTGGTTACTTTCCCGTTATTATCAAGTGGTAAAACAAACCAGACAAGATATTGAAACTTATGGCTTAGGAGAAGCAGCTAAAGGACTTTATGAATTCATTTGGGGAGATTTTTGTGATTGGTATATTGAACTGGTAAAATCTCGTTTATGGCAAGATATACCATCCCGTAAAGTTGCTCAACAAACCTTAGCTTATGTGTTAGATGGTACACTAAAGTTACTCCATCCCTTTATGCCTCATATTACCGAAGAAATTTGGCAAACCCTCACCCAAACTACAGATAAATTTATTGCGTTACAATGTTATCCAGTAGTTGATGAAACTTTAATTAATCCAGAATTAGAAGTATCATTTAGTCAACTATTTGAGACTATTCGTACTGTACGTAACCTGCGGGCCGAAGCGGACATCAAACCAGGAGTCAAGGTTTCAGTAATATTACAGAGTGAAAATGAACAAGAACGGTTGATCCTAGAATCCGGTCAAGATTACATAAAAGACTTAGGAAAAGTGGAAAAATTAACCATTACCTCCCAATTAGAAAAAGAGACGGAACAAGTAATTGCCGGAGTCGTCGGAACCATACAGGCGTTAATTCCTCTGTCGGGTGTTGTAGATATTGCCAGTTTACAGGCTAAACTAGAGAAGAAATTGAGTAAAATTGAAGCAGAGGTAAAAGCCTTAAGCGGTCGCCTAAACAACCCTGGTTTTGTTAATAAAGCCCCCCAAGAGGTTGTTCAAAGTGTAAGGGATACCTTAGCAGAGGCGCAAAAACAAGCTGAAATTTTACGGGAACGTCTGCAACGTCTGAAATAA
- a CDS encoding RNA recognition motif domain-containing protein: MSIYVGNLSYEVTEAELGSVFAEYGSVKRVHVPTDRETGRARGFAFVEMDTPAQESTAIETLDGAEWMGRSMKVNQARPREEGGRGQRNSFN; encoded by the coding sequence ATGTCAATTTATGTAGGAAACCTCTCTTATGAGGTAACAGAAGCTGAGCTTGGTTCTGTCTTTGCAGAATATGGTTCAGTCAAGCGAGTTCATGTCCCCACAGACAGAGAAACAGGTCGTGCGAGAGGATTTGCCTTTGTGGAAATGGACACACCAGCGCAAGAATCTACCGCCATTGAGACCCTTGATGGTGCTGAGTGGATGGGACGTTCAATGAAAGTGAATCAAGCTCGTCCCCGCGAAGAAGGCGGTCGTGGTCAAAGAAATAGCTTTAATTAA
- a CDS encoding SRPBCC family protein, producing the protein MLTFQYTTLINAPIETVWQFHERSDILVLLTPPWQPVQIIKREGGLGVGAISEFRLWLGFIPIRWLAHHIECNPPYLFVDRQEIGPMESWVHRHEFVNENGQTRLTDKIEYEIPGGLIVEFLIGWWVDSRLKEMFRYRHEVTQRECDEVVATRTFGGG; encoded by the coding sequence ATGCTGACTTTCCAATATACAACTCTCATTAATGCACCGATTGAAACCGTTTGGCAATTTCATGAAAGATCAGATATTTTAGTTTTATTAACACCTCCTTGGCAACCTGTACAAATCATCAAAAGAGAAGGGGGTTTAGGAGTCGGGGCAATCTCCGAATTTCGTTTATGGTTAGGGTTTATTCCTATTCGTTGGTTAGCCCATCATATTGAGTGTAACCCACCTTATTTATTTGTGGATCGTCAAGAAATTGGCCCCATGGAATCATGGGTACATCGTCATGAATTTGTCAATGAAAATGGGCAAACTCGTTTAACGGATAAAATAGAATATGAAATCCCTGGAGGATTGATCGTAGAATTTTTAATAGGATGGTGGGTAGATTCTCGTCTTAAAGAAATGTTTCGTTATCGTCATGAAGTCACGCAACGCGAATGTGATGAGGTGGTCGCTACGCGCACTTTCGGTGGAGGGTAA
- a CDS encoding IS1634 family transposase: protein MSYLEEIEVKNIDHLGIVAGLIDEIGIVKIINNKLGIDVREKISAGTVVKSILINGLGFVSRPLYLFSQFFEDKAVEKLLGEGIEPNYINDDKIGRVMDELYKYGLNNLFIEVILEVINKFEIEIKYSHLDATSFHLDGEYKSEEKYEKEQEEKIIKERPIFIKKGYSRDHRPDLKQCVLDLITTQDGDLPLFVRVGDGNEADKAVFGKILVEFKKQIEFDSIMVCDSALYSQENLKLIQHLKWITRVPMTLKKAKELIQNVEIEEITDDEKKKRSHLHLEGYTWKEEIVTYGGIKQTWLIVSSEKRQKSDLEKLEKQLKQEEDKCQKLLKQLQSEEFEHPQSARYKLKAINKKLRFFEIIEVELIEACSKKNETIYKIVGLAQKNNEEIAKRTKESGRFILATNLVEENKLEPTEILITYKNQQSSERGFRFLKDPLFFADSFFVEKPERIETMLFLMSFCLLLYNLGQRELRKCLKRAKVGVKNQVGKLTERPTLRWMFQCFQGIHFVILNEVKQIVNLTEERRFILSCLPASCQKYYL from the coding sequence GTGTCTTATCTAGAAGAAATAGAAGTTAAAAATATAGACCATTTAGGCATAGTAGCCGGATTAATTGATGAAATAGGAATAGTCAAAATAATCAATAATAAATTAGGAATAGATGTCAGAGAAAAAATCTCAGCAGGCACGGTAGTTAAGTCCATTCTCATCAATGGACTAGGATTTGTCTCAAGACCCCTATATTTATTTAGCCAATTTTTTGAAGATAAAGCCGTCGAAAAATTATTAGGAGAAGGAATAGAACCTAATTATATAAATGATGATAAAATTGGGAGAGTCATGGATGAATTATATAAATATGGACTAAATAATCTCTTTATAGAAGTTATCTTAGAAGTTATAAATAAATTTGAAATAGAGATTAAATATTCCCATTTAGATGCCACATCATTCCATCTAGATGGAGAATATAAAAGTGAAGAAAAATACGAGAAAGAGCAAGAAGAAAAGATTATAAAAGAAAGACCAATTTTTATTAAGAAAGGATACTCTCGTGACCATCGACCAGACTTAAAACAATGCGTTTTAGACTTAATAACAACCCAAGATGGAGACTTACCCTTATTTGTCAGAGTTGGAGATGGAAATGAGGCTGACAAAGCCGTATTTGGAAAAATCTTAGTAGAATTTAAAAAACAAATAGAGTTTGACAGTATCATGGTCTGTGATAGTGCTTTATATAGTCAAGAAAATCTCAAACTAATCCAACATTTAAAATGGATAACTAGGGTTCCAATGACCCTCAAAAAAGCGAAAGAATTAATACAAAATGTAGAAATAGAAGAAATAACAGATGACGAAAAAAAGAAAAGAAGTCACCTACATTTAGAAGGTTATACTTGGAAAGAGGAAATAGTAACTTATGGTGGAATCAAGCAAACTTGGTTAATAGTATCAAGTGAAAAAAGACAAAAAAGTGACTTAGAGAAACTAGAAAAACAACTCAAACAAGAAGAAGATAAATGCCAAAAACTTCTTAAACAATTACAATCTGAAGAATTTGAGCATCCCCAATCTGCTAGATATAAATTAAAAGCCATTAACAAAAAACTGAGATTTTTTGAAATAATAGAAGTTGAACTTATTGAAGCTTGCTCTAAGAAAAATGAAACGATTTATAAAATTGTTGGTCTGGCTCAGAAAAATAATGAAGAGATAGCTAAAAGAACTAAAGAATCAGGGAGATTTATTTTAGCGACTAACTTAGTAGAGGAAAATAAATTAGAGCCGACTGAAATTCTCATAACTTATAAAAATCAGCAATCTTCTGAAAGAGGATTTCGATTCTTGAAAGATCCTTTATTTTTTGCCGATAGTTTTTTTGTCGAGAAACCGGAAAGAATAGAGACAATGTTATTTTTGATGTCTTTCTGTTTGCTCCTGTATAACTTGGGACAAAGAGAACTAAGAAAGTGTTTAAAAAGAGCCAAGGTAGGAGTCAAAAATCAAGTTGGTAAATTAACAGAGCGTCCTACATTGAGATGGATGTTTCAATGTTTCCAAGGGATTCATTTTGTAATTTTAAACGAAGTAAAACAGATTGTTAATTTAACGGAAGAAAGACGTTTTATTTTAAGTTGTTTGCCCGCATCTTGTCAAAAATATTATCTATAA
- a CDS encoding ComEA family DNA-binding protein → MTFSAWTKKLNPQRQAIRQRILNDPYYRFCSLEEIEIAAELGVKIEVNQATIDDWLRLPGISIHQARTLVNLVRIGVELLCIEDVAAALSISVQPLNPLVPLLSFCYYDPDSLLTPQRINPNTATIEQLESIFLIDIILAQKIVNNRQENGNYKNLVDFQKRLTLDGQIIAQLMHYLQF, encoded by the coding sequence ATGACATTTTCTGCTTGGACTAAAAAACTTAATCCCCAACGACAAGCTATTCGTCAGCGAATTCTTAATGATCCCTATTATCGTTTTTGTTCCTTAGAAGAAATAGAGATCGCGGCAGAATTAGGGGTTAAAATTGAAGTAAATCAAGCCACTATTGATGATTGGTTGAGATTACCAGGAATTTCTATTCATCAAGCCAGAACATTAGTTAACTTGGTAAGAATAGGTGTAGAATTACTCTGTATTGAAGACGTAGCCGCCGCATTAAGTATTTCTGTACAACCTCTTAATCCTTTAGTTCCCCTTCTTTCCTTTTGTTACTATGATCCTGATAGTTTGCTGACTCCTCAACGAATTAATCCTAATACAGCTACGATAGAACAATTAGAATCAATTTTCTTAATTGATATAATCTTAGCCCAAAAAATTGTTAATAATCGTCAAGAAAATGGTAATTATAAGAACTTAGTAGATTTCCAAAAACGATTAACCTTAGACGGGCAAATTATAGCTCAATTAATGCACTATCTTCAATTTTGA
- a CDS encoding NINE protein, with product MSSVEKLITQPKNRKMGIILALICTVIPWPIAGIHKFYLGQPIWGVIYFLLWNTPIPRIACAIDAVWYFVQGEQQFNAQFNGVNLQPNLLNINTSQPIQVGAIAEGLRELDRLREEGLVSDYEFEQKRRQLLDRIA from the coding sequence ATGTCATCCGTAGAAAAGCTAATCACTCAGCCAAAAAACCGTAAAATGGGGATAATACTGGCCTTAATTTGTACGGTTATCCCTTGGCCGATCGCAGGAATCCATAAATTTTACCTCGGACAACCCATTTGGGGGGTAATCTATTTTCTTTTATGGAATACTCCCATTCCTCGTATTGCTTGTGCGATTGATGCTGTGTGGTATTTTGTACAAGGAGAACAACAGTTTAACGCTCAATTTAATGGGGTTAATCTTCAACCGAATCTTCTCAATATTAACACCAGTCAACCTATACAAGTTGGGGCGATCGCCGAGGGTTTACGAGAATTAGATCGCTTACGAGAAGAAGGGTTAGTTTCTGATTATGAATTTGAACAAAAACGCCGTCAACTACTCGATCGCATTGCTTAA